From a single Pasteurella atlantica genomic region:
- the efp gene encoding elongation factor P, with the protein MATYSTTDFKPGLKFIQDGEPCTIVENEFVKPGKGQAFTRTRIRKLISGKVLEINFKSGSTVEAADVMDTNYNYSYKDEDFWYFMHPETFDMIAADAKAVADNDKWLVDQADCVITLWNDSPIVVTPPNFVELEVIETDPGLKGDTAGTGGKPATLSTGAVVRVPLFIQIGEVIKVDTRSGEYVSRVK; encoded by the coding sequence ATGGCAACTTATAGTACAACTGATTTCAAACCAGGTCTTAAATTTATTCAAGACGGTGAACCTTGCACCATCGTTGAAAATGAATTTGTAAAACCAGGAAAAGGACAAGCTTTTACTCGTACAAGAATTCGTAAATTGATTTCAGGTAAGGTTTTAGAAATCAACTTTAAATCAGGTTCAACAGTCGAAGCGGCAGATGTAATGGATACTAACTATAATTATTCATATAAAGATGAAGATTTTTGGTATTTTATGCACCCAGAAACATTTGATATGATTGCTGCCGATGCAAAAGCTGTGGCGGATAATGACAAATGGCTTGTAGATCAAGCTGATTGTGTGATTACTTTATGGAATGATAGCCCAATTGTGGTTACACCTCCAAACTTTGTTGAATTAGAAGTAATTGAAACAGATCCAGGTTTGAAAGGCGATACTGCAGGAACAGGTGGCAAACCAGCAACCTTAAGTACTGGTGCTGTAGTTCGAGTTCCATTATTTATCCAGATTGGAGAAGTCATAAAAGTAGATACTCGTTCTGGTGAATATGTATCTCGTGTAAAATAG
- a CDS encoding MATE family efflux transporter has protein sequence MKFNRQHYLENIQKLFKLSTPIFIAQLSMSGMGLSDIIMAGLVSDNDVSALAVSNSIYFPLFLFVIGVIYAITPIVSYLNGSGQRELIAQQIRQGYWIVFILSIPLIIIFTHSHWILDFMETPPEFSIKSQHYLTIMAIGVIPALLMVNLRCLNDGLSTTKPAMFITFIGLLVNVLLNYILIFGKLGFPEMGAVGCGVATTIVNWVMFLLLLHYCYTTPSQKDIHLFDKWFERPNSAILCKITRLGLPIAFATFTEVMLFSASALLLSPLGAQVVASHQVALQTSSLFFMIPFSFGIGVSIMVGQALGRKDVEEAKYLSYYAIGTALILASITAVIIILFSHWIPYLFTQNEVSVAMASYLLIFAAIYQLPDAVQAVCNGILRGYKHTRSITYITIFCYWGIGMPFGYILSRTNWIVEPLGAKGFWMMFCVSLLIVAGLFFYQMRKIQRIPANELIDKLENMK, from the coding sequence ATGAAATTCAACCGCCAACATTATTTAGAAAATATCCAAAAACTATTCAAACTATCCACCCCCATTTTTATCGCCCAGCTTTCAATGTCTGGAATGGGATTGTCTGATATTATTATGGCAGGATTAGTGAGTGATAATGATGTTTCCGCACTGGCGGTGAGTAACTCCATCTACTTCCCTCTTTTTCTTTTTGTGATTGGCGTAATTTATGCAATCACACCTATTGTTTCATATCTGAACGGCTCAGGACAACGTGAACTTATTGCACAACAAATTCGCCAAGGTTATTGGATTGTTTTTATATTAAGTATTCCTCTTATTATTATTTTTACCCATAGTCATTGGATTTTAGATTTTATGGAAACACCACCTGAATTTTCTATAAAATCACAACACTACCTTACTATTATGGCAATTGGCGTTATTCCTGCATTGCTAATGGTGAATTTACGTTGTTTAAACGATGGACTTTCCACCACCAAACCAGCAATGTTTATTACCTTTATTGGATTATTAGTCAATGTCCTCTTAAATTATATTCTTATTTTTGGAAAACTTGGCTTTCCAGAAATGGGGGCGGTTGGCTGTGGCGTGGCGACGACCATTGTAAACTGGGTTATGTTTTTACTCCTATTACACTATTGCTACACCACACCAAGTCAAAAAGATATTCACTTATTTGATAAATGGTTTGAACGCCCAAATAGCGCTATTTTATGTAAAATCACACGTTTAGGCTTACCTATTGCCTTTGCAACATTTACGGAAGTAATGCTATTTTCTGCCTCTGCATTATTGCTTTCTCCCCTTGGTGCTCAAGTGGTTGCCAGCCATCAAGTTGCCTTACAAACAAGCTCTCTGTTCTTTATGATCCCATTTTCATTTGGTATCGGTGTCAGTATTATGGTTGGGCAAGCTTTAGGTAGAAAAGATGTGGAAGAAGCAAAATATTTAAGCTACTACGCCATCGGTACAGCACTTATCTTAGCAAGTATTACGGCAGTTATTATTATTTTATTCAGTCACTGGATCCCTTATCTCTTTACCCAAAATGAAGTGTCGGTTGCAATGGCATCTTACTTACTTATTTTTGCTGCAATTTACCAACTTCCTGATGCTGTGCAGGCTGTATGTAATGGTATTTTAAGAGGCTATAAACATACTCGCTCTATCACTTACATAACCATATTTTGTTATTGGGGAATTGGAATGCCATTTGGGTATATTCTTTCTCGTACTAATTGGATTGTTGAACCTCTTGGAGCAAAAGGTTTTTGGATGATGTTCTGTGTTTCATTATTGATTGTTGCAGGATTATTTTTTTACCAAATGCGAAAAATTCAACGTATTCCTGCAAATGAACTAATTGATAAGCTAGAAAATATGAAATAA
- the epmB gene encoding EF-P beta-lysylation protein EpmB, with translation MIHQNIKIGEKKPLWLQDLAQAFNDPIDLLNYLEFDPKEFEQDLLARKLFAMRIPRPFAQKMQKKDKNDPLFLQAVTSLEEFTKMEGFTTDPLEEQESPAPNILHKYQNRLLLMIKNSCAINCRYCFRRHFPYDEVKNGKTVWVESLNYIREQSEIEEVVLSGGDPMMAKDEEFDWLITQLEKITHIKTLRIHSRVPVVIPNRITEKLCDIFKQTHLNIVLVTHINHANEIDEYFAEKMKMLRDTNVTLLNQSVLLKGVNDDAKILKALSDKLFSMSILPYYLHVLDKVEGASHFYIDDNQAFKIYKELQRISSGYLVPKLAREEAGKPNKTLLG, from the coding sequence ATGATACATCAAAATATAAAAATTGGCGAAAAAAAACCGCTATGGTTACAGGATTTAGCACAAGCATTTAATGATCCTATCGATCTCTTAAACTATTTAGAGTTCGATCCTAAAGAGTTTGAACAAGATTTATTAGCTCGCAAACTCTTTGCAATGCGAATACCACGTCCTTTTGCCCAAAAGATGCAAAAAAAAGATAAAAATGATCCACTATTTTTACAGGCGGTCACATCTTTGGAAGAATTTACAAAAATGGAAGGATTTACTACCGATCCACTTGAAGAGCAGGAATCCCCCGCTCCTAATATTTTACATAAATATCAGAACCGCTTGTTATTAATGATAAAAAATAGCTGTGCTATTAATTGTCGTTACTGCTTTCGTCGTCATTTTCCTTATGATGAAGTAAAAAATGGAAAAACGGTATGGGTAGAAAGTTTAAACTATATTCGAGAGCAGAGTGAGATCGAAGAAGTCGTGCTATCTGGAGGTGATCCGATGATGGCAAAAGATGAAGAATTTGATTGGCTAATTACTCAATTAGAAAAGATAACTCACATTAAAACACTGCGTATTCACTCTCGTGTACCAGTGGTTATTCCAAATCGAATTACTGAAAAATTATGCGATATATTTAAACAAACTCATTTAAATATTGTATTAGTTACCCATATCAATCACGCAAATGAAATAGATGAATACTTTGCTGAAAAAATGAAAATGTTACGTGATACGAATGTCACTTTACTTAATCAATCGGTATTGTTGAAAGGAGTAAACGATGATGCAAAAATTCTTAAAGCATTAAGCGATAAATTGTTTTCTATGTCTATTTTACCTTACTATCTACACGTATTAGACAAGGTTGAAGGAGCAAGTCATTTTTATATTGATGATAATCAAGCCTTTAAGATTTATAAGGAGCTACAACGTATTTCATCTGGCTATCTTGTGCCAAAGCTCGCAAGAGAAGAAGCGGGAAAACCAAATAAAACACTACTTGGATAA
- the pgi gene encoding glucose-6-phosphate isomerase, which yields MKNINPTQTTAWAQLEQHKAENLTIAELFAQDNQRFDSYSRQFEDQMLVDFSKNALNQTTLDLLYKLAEECQLESAKQAMFSGQKINRTEDRAVLHVALRNRANTPIMVDGNDVMPEVNAVLAKMKGFCERVISGEWKGYTDKAITDVINIGIGGSDLGPYMVTEALRPYKNHLTMHFVSNVDGTHIAETLKKCNPETTLVLVASKTFTTQETMTNAHSARDWLLASAKDESAVAKHFVALSTNATEVAKFGIDTENMFEFWNWVGGRYSLWSAIGLSIALSIGFENFEQLLEGAHKMDQHFLTAPVEQNIPTLLALIGIWNSNFLGAETEAILPYDQYLHRFAAYFQQGNMESNGKYVGRDGKVVTHQTGPIIWGEPGTNGQHAFYQLIHQGTKIIPCDFIAPAQTHNQVSDHHSKLLSNFFAQTEALAFGKSKEVVEKEFLDAGKTLEEVAEIVPFKVFEGNRPTNSILVQKITPYSLGALIAMYEHKIFVQGVIFNIYSFDQWGVELGKQLANRILPELENDETIASHDSSTNGLINQFKAWR from the coding sequence CAGGATAATCAGCGTTTTGATAGCTATTCACGTCAATTTGAAGATCAAATGTTAGTGGATTTTTCAAAAAATGCGCTCAATCAAACAACCTTAGATTTGTTGTATAAATTAGCGGAAGAGTGTCAGCTTGAATCTGCAAAACAAGCGATGTTCTCTGGTCAAAAAATTAACCGTACCGAAGATCGTGCGGTGTTACACGTTGCATTGCGTAATCGTGCTAATACGCCAATTATGGTGGACGGTAACGATGTAATGCCAGAGGTAAATGCGGTATTAGCAAAAATGAAAGGTTTTTGTGAGCGTGTAATTTCTGGCGAGTGGAAAGGCTATACAGATAAAGCGATTACTGATGTGATTAACATTGGTATCGGTGGTTCAGATTTAGGCCCTTATATGGTTACCGAAGCGTTACGTCCATATAAAAATCATTTAACAATGCACTTTGTGTCTAACGTGGACGGTACGCATATCGCAGAAACCTTGAAAAAATGTAACCCTGAAACGACTCTTGTGTTAGTGGCATCAAAAACTTTTACGACACAAGAAACAATGACAAATGCACATTCAGCACGTGATTGGTTATTAGCCAGTGCGAAAGATGAAAGTGCGGTAGCAAAACACTTTGTGGCACTTTCAACCAATGCAACCGAAGTGGCAAAATTTGGTATTGATACTGAAAATATGTTTGAATTCTGGAACTGGGTTGGCGGACGTTATTCATTATGGTCAGCAATCGGGCTTTCTATTGCGTTATCTATCGGTTTTGAAAACTTCGAGCAGTTGCTTGAAGGGGCGCATAAAATGGATCAGCATTTCTTAACTGCACCTGTTGAGCAAAATATCCCAACACTTTTAGCCTTAATTGGTATTTGGAACAGCAATTTCTTAGGGGCTGAAACTGAAGCAATTTTACCTTACGACCAATATTTACACCGTTTTGCAGCCTACTTCCAACAAGGAAATATGGAATCAAACGGTAAATATGTTGGACGTGATGGCAAAGTGGTGACACACCAAACAGGCCCAATTATTTGGGGCGAACCGGGTACAAATGGTCAGCACGCGTTCTATCAGTTGATCCACCAAGGAACTAAAATTATTCCTTGTGATTTTATTGCACCAGCACAAACACACAACCAAGTATCGGATCATCACAGTAAATTACTTTCAAACTTCTTCGCACAAACAGAGGCGTTGGCTTTTGGTAAATCAAAAGAAGTAGTTGAAAAAGAATTTTTAGACGCAGGTAAAACCCTTGAAGAAGTGGCGGAAATCGTACCATTTAAAGTGTTTGAAGGTAACCGTCCAACCAACTCAATTTTAGTACAAAAAATCACACCTTATAGCTTAGGGGCATTGATTGCGATGTATGAACACAAAATTTTCGTACAAGGCGTTATTTTCAACATTTATAGCTTTGACCAATGGGGGGTTGAATTAGGTAAACAATTAGCGAACCGTATTCTTCCAGAACTTGAAAATGATGAAACGATCGCAAGCCACGATAGTTCAACCAATGGCTTGATCAATCAGTTTAAGGCTTGGCGTTAA
- a CDS encoding Cof-type HAD-IIB family hydrolase: protein MLNSLPFRAIVSDLDGTLLNTHHKIGNFTTEILEQLAQKGVDIFLATGRNYPDVKHIISKINLDDAMLITSNGARTNKLSGEVLSNEYLPETIAFELMNIDFDETKVCINTYQGDDWFINKDIPELKQFHIESGYCYKVVNFSTHHSKQTEKICYLAKQADDLNQIEQYIIQQYSNQVQITRSLPYCLEVMNKGVCKANALEKLVKLKGYTMADCIAFGDGLNDIEMLSRVGKGCIMSNADQNLKIKLPQNEIIGSNKDEAVAHYLQKLFG from the coding sequence ATGTTAAATTCACTCCCATTCCGAGCTATTGTTTCAGATTTAGATGGAACACTTCTTAATACTCATCATAAAATAGGTAATTTTACTACTGAGATTCTTGAACAGCTGGCTCAAAAAGGTGTAGATATTTTTTTAGCAACAGGACGAAATTATCCTGATGTAAAACACATTATTAGTAAAATTAATCTTGATGATGCAATGTTAATTACCTCAAATGGAGCGAGAACAAATAAATTATCTGGTGAGGTTTTATCTAACGAATATCTGCCTGAAACAATTGCTTTTGAATTAATGAATATTGATTTTGATGAAACAAAAGTATGTATTAATACCTATCAAGGAGATGATTGGTTTATTAATAAAGATATACCAGAATTAAAACAATTTCATATAGAATCTGGCTACTGCTATAAAGTAGTCAATTTTTCTACACATCATAGTAAACAAACTGAAAAAATATGTTATTTAGCAAAACAAGCAGATGACTTAAACCAAATTGAACAATATATTATTCAACAATATAGTAACCAAGTACAAATTACTCGCTCATTACCTTATTGTTTAGAAGTAATGAATAAAGGGGTTTGTAAAGCCAATGCTCTTGAAAAATTAGTTAAATTAAAAGGTTATACTATGGCAGATTGTATTGCATTTGGAGATGGATTAAATGATATTGAAATGCTTTCAAGAGTAGGTAAAGGCTGTATTATGAGTAATGCAGATCAAAATTTAAAAATCAAACTCCCTCAAAACGAAATTATTGGTTCAAATAAAGACGAAGCAGTTGCACACTATTTACAGAAATTGTTTGGCTAG